The following proteins come from a genomic window of Rutidosis leptorrhynchoides isolate AG116_Rl617_1_P2 chromosome 10, CSIRO_AGI_Rlap_v1, whole genome shotgun sequence:
- the LOC139870542 gene encoding protein FAR1-RELATED SEQUENCE 5-like — protein sequence MASSSICASDSTSRVEGSTSVAASSGFDSAQSDAECSGAIVEQVDISLIIRESVDGSQEYLPVIPDHLKPVIGTLFQSYDACQLFYESYGEAGGFDTKRSSQNRNAAGIVIYKVFCCNRSGTSSHLAYDSLVDFNLPIAKDSVEGGVEGDVEGDSEVDVDGNGESNVELSKADKRNKRKKKKNPLIRKVSTIKTGCSASLRCKLVGDKVMIWKFYEGHNHKLVSVGNRQQMKINRRIGLDDAQMLFDLNTKSNVGATTAYNIISDLNGGFSLVGPSSVDFQNFRRDMNRYVGESDAHIFIENLLRKQEVLPNFTCEYKCGNDGTLLGVFWSDYVSKVNYQEFGDIVSFDATYKTNKYKMVFVPLTGIDNHKKLVCFGAALLTGESIESFNWFLDCFLKTFGNEPSLVVTDHDPAMKEVGHELYDTPNFRDRMNLIFWNQQQTPEKFETRWKSLIDDYKLHEVRWFNDMYKIKEMWVPCFFMDTPMNALMRTSSLSESENAFFSKCKNRCSTLVDFYSRFEAAMERQRHTNRLLEYEMENKLVKLATTRRIEKHARDIYTPSVFLLVQDEICRSSSSCYQTNSRVEEDKLICVIQEKFPEPRPKWNYHRWSKGASEVFNSIASELNPFVASYRVKKELLNKFRKALFFLKDDTEKLELLRDKFDVFISEFFNPDDDTAPSRFAAIEQLYGFPRPAFANVHGPKGVRNKGERSNKGESSNKRYLPAVERNGKKQRACKKCGILGHNRRSCDKRNAGKQKMKLVDEDDEDDEDDEDYDSMDEQLEEVGESQN from the exons ATGGCTTCCAGTTCTATTTGTGCTTCAGATTCAACCTCTCGTGTTGAAGGTTCTACTTCTGTCGCTGCTTCATCTGGTTTCGATTCTGCACAGTCTGATGCTGAAT gttCTGGAGCAATTGTTGAACAAGTTGATATATCTTTAATAATTAGAGAAAGTGTTGATGGTTCACAAGAATATTTACCTGTTATTCCTGATCATTTGAAACCTGTTATTGGTACTTTATTTCAATCGTATGATGCATGTCAGTTGTTTTATGAGTCCTATGGCGAGGCTGGTGGATTTGATACTAAAAGATCTTCGCAAAATAGAAATGCAGCTGGGATTGTTATTTACAAGGTTTTTTGTTGTAATAGATCCGGTACTTCTAGTCATCTCGCCTATGATTCTCTTGTAGATTTTAATCTACCTATTGCTAAAGATTCAGTTGAAGGTGGTGTGGAAGGTGATGTTGAAGGTGACTCAGAAGTTGATGTTGATGGTAATGGTGAATCTAATGTTGAACTTTCTAAAGCTGATAAAAGGaataaaagaaagaagaaaaaaaacccTCTTATTCGTAAAGTTTCCACAATCAAGACTGGTTGTTCTGCATCTCTTAGATGTAAGTTAGTTGGTGATAAGGTGATGATTTGGAAGTTCTATGAAGGTCACAATCATAAGTTAGTTTCTGTAGGTAATAGACAGCAAATGAAGATAAACAGAAGGATTGGTTTAGACGACGCGCAAATGTTGTTTGATTTAAATACTAAATCTAATGTTGGTGCTACTACAGCTTATAACATTATCTCAGATCTTAATGGTGGTTTTAGTCTGGTTGGTCCTTCTTCTGTTGATTTTCAAAACTTTAGGCGTGACATGAATCGGTATGTAGGTGAAAGTGATGCACACATTTTTATAGAGAATCTTCTTCGGAAGCAAGAAGTTTTACCAAACTTCACTTGCGAGTATAAATGTGGTAATGATGGTACTTTACTTGGAGTATTCTGGTCTGATTATGTCTCTAAAGTTAATTATCAAGAGTTTGGTGATATCGTGTCTTTTGATGCAACTTACAAGACAAACAA GTACAAGATGGTGTTTGTTCCTCTTACTGGAATTGATAATCATAAGAAACTTGTGTGTTTTGGTGCTGCTCTACTTACTGGTGAAAGTATTGAATCGTTTAACTGGTTTCTAGACTGTTTCTTGAAAACTTTTGGGAATGAACCTTCATTAGTTGTCACCGATCATGATCCTGCAATGAAAGAG GTTGGCCACGAATTGTATGATACTCCTAATTTTCGCGATCGTATGAATTTAATTTTCTGGAATCAGCAACAAACACCTGAAAAGTTTGAGACTCGTTGGAAATCATTGATTGATGACTATAAATTGCATGAAGTTAGATGGTTCAATGACATGTACAAAATTAAAGAGATGTGGGTACCATGCTTCTTCATGGATACCCCTATGAATGCTTTGATGAGAACTTCTTCACTTTCAGAGAGTGAGAATGCATTTTTCAGTAAATGCAAGAACAGATGTTCTACTTTAGTTGATTTTTATTCAAGGTTTGAGGCGGCAATGGAAAGGCAAAGACATACTAATCGTCTTCTTGAATATGAAATGGAGAACAAATTGGTTAAACTTGCAACAACTCGGCGCATTGAGAAACATGCTAGGGATATATATACCCCTAGTGTTTTTTTACTTGTTCAAGATGAAATCTGCAGATCTTCCTCTTCATGCTATCAAACAAATTCTAGAGTTGAAGAAGATAAGCTAATTTGTGTAATTCAAGAAAAGTTTCCTGAACCACGTCCTAAGTGGAATTACCAT AGATGGTCAAAGGGAGCGTCTGAAGTATTCAATTCCATAGCTTCTGAGTTAAATCCGTTCGTTGCATCTTATAGGGTTAAGAAAGAGCTGCTCAATAAATTTAGAAAAGCACTCTTTTTCTTGAAGGATGATACTGAAAAACTTGAGCTGTTAAGAGACAAGTTTGATGTGTTTATTAGTGAATTTTTTAATCCGGATGATGATACAGCGCCTTCTAGATTTGCTGCAATTGAGCAGTTGTATGGTTTCCCTAGGCCAGCTTTTGCTAATGTTCATGGTCCAAAGGGCGTGCGTAACAAAGGTGAGAGAAGTAACAAAGGTGAGAGTAGTAACAAAAGATACTTACCTGCTGTTGAGAGAAATGGTAAGAAGCAGAGGGCTTGCAAAAAATGTGGTATTCTTGGTCATAATAGGAGAAGTTGTGACAAAAGAAATGCTGGTAAACAAAAGATGAAGcttgttgatgaagatgatgaagatgatgaagatgatgaagactatgACTCGATGGATGAACAACTTGAAGAAGTTGGTGAATCTCAAAATTGA